From Spiroplasma endosymbiont of Diplazon laetatorius:
TGGTTTCGTGCTTTCTGGAATATTCTTGTATACTAAAGGTAATATGACTTATTCATGAATTGTTCATACTTTAAATAATTTAGTTGCCTTCATATTGTTGTTTGTAACTACAAAATAAGAAAAGAGGTCACTTATGACAAAAATAAAAGTCAATCAAAATGACGTAGATCAAACAGTTTTTAATTTTATTAAAAAGAACTTTAAATCAACAAACCTATCAATAATCTATAAGTGATTCAGAAAAGGGAAAATCAAAATAAATGAGGTTAGAATAAAAGACACTAAAGTTAAGATAAAATTTGGTGATGAAATAACAATTTATGATAGTAGTCAAGCAGAAAAAAGAGACCAGTTTGAAGAGGTTGATTTTTCTGATTTAGAGATTATTTATGAAGATGAAAACTTATTAATTGTAGATAAACAACCAAATTTAGAAGTGCACTCACCAATAAATGTAAACTTAGATCAGATGGTAAAAAGTTATTTAAAAGACAAAGGTGAATACAAACCAGAAGAAGAAAACAGTTTTGTAATAAGTCATGTACATAGAATAGATAAGTTAACAAAAGGTTTGGTTGTTTATGCTAAAAACAAAATAACTTTAGATATATTATTAAAGGAATTAAATAACAAAAGTAAGTTTGTGAAGCTTTACTTAGCTAAAACAGAAAACCAAAACCTTCAAACAGGAAAAATAAATGGTTATATAAAATATGACAATGATAATCAAAAGGCTAGATTTAGAATTGAAAAATTCAATAATACTAAAAAAGTAGAGCAAATTAATACTTTAATAGATCCTGAAAATAATATATATGAAATACAAATATTAACTGGTAGAAAACACCAAATAAGAGCTGTTTGTGACTTTTACAAAGCTCCAATATGTAAAGATTTTAGATATGGAGCAAAAAGAAGTCATTTAAGAGAAATAGATCTTATTGCATATAAAATAATTTTAGATGGATTTGAAGACCATTTAGCCTACTTAAATGGTAATGAATACAAATCAAAATATACTTTTTAATGTTAAAATAAAAATAATGTAATAAGGGGGTTGGAAAATGGTATCTACAAGACAAGGCATATTTAGTGTAATTGTTGGTACAACAATCTCTACTCTAAATGCCATAATTCAATTTTTAACTATGTACTGAGTTTTAGAAAAATTCGGAACAGAGTTTAACGGGTTTGTGCGTTTGGTAACATCTTTTTCTGCAATTATTGCAACAGCTGAAGGGGCTCTTGGAATAGCAGCATCAATTTTACTTGTAAAACCGCTTGTAAACAATGATTGAATTAGTGCAAATGAAATATACTCAACAGCAAAAAAAAGTTTTAAAAGATCAGCTGTTGTGGGTCTTATATTAGTTACTTTAACAGCTGTAGGATATCCTCTATATGCAGGTATTAATTCAGGTGGTGGAAATTTAATGGACCCTGGTTCATGACATAACCCAGGAATAGGTTTATCTGGAACTGCAAATGGGTTTGCTCCATATTGACAACTAATACTTGTTGCTCTAATCTTTGGTACAAAAAACTTTGTATCAGCATACTGATTTAGTGTTTATGAAACAATAATTGTGGCAGACAATAAAAACGTTATAAGAAGAATAACTATTTTATTTACTGACTTATTGGTTAGTGGTTTAACATTCTTCTTACTTGCTAAGGTAAATAATCCAATTATTCCTTTCATACCAACTCTTTTATATTCACCTGTAAAAGGACTTTTAATATACTTATATGTTAAGAAAAAATACCTATGATTAAAATATTATAAGGACTTTAATAGTTTTAAACTTAATACAACACAAAGTAAAATATCTTGATCAACATTGGGTGGTACACTTCTTTTAAATTCAGATATAGCAATAGTTTCTGTTATTTTAGGATTGAACGTCTCTTCTGCTCTTTCTTTATATCTTGTTGTGGCCTTAAATGTTAGGTTGATAATGACAAATTTCGTTGTTTCATTTAGAGAATTCTTTGTAACTTTAGTTGCAAAAAGAGGAAGAATAAACTGAGATAGTTATGCAAAATATGAGCTTTATACATATTTGATAGCTGCATTTACTTTTATTAATATGGCGATTCTTTCTCCTTATTTTGTTAGTGCCTTATATTGAAAAAATATTGTTCCTCCTGAAA
This genomic window contains:
- a CDS encoding pseudouridine synthase; the protein is MTKIKVNQNDVDQTVFNFIKKNFKSTNLSIIYKWFRKGKIKINEVRIKDTKVKIKFGDEITIYDSSQAEKRDQFEEVDFSDLEIIYEDENLLIVDKQPNLEVHSPINVNLDQMVKSYLKDKGEYKPEEENSFVISHVHRIDKLTKGLVVYAKNKITLDILLKELNNKSKFVKLYLAKTENQNLQTGKINGYIKYDNDNQKARFRIEKFNNTKKVEQINTLIDPENNIYEIQILTGRKHQIRAVCDFYKAPICKDFRYGAKRSHLREIDLIAYKIILDGFEDHLAYLNGNEYKSKYTF